The Metabacillus schmidteae genome has a segment encoding these proteins:
- the dnaB gene encoding replicative DNA helicase — MNELLGDRIPPQNIEAEQAVLGAIFLVPASLTLASEILIPDDFYRAAHQKIYNAMLELSDKGEPVDIVTVTSELADANLLEEVGGVSYLSDLANSAPTAANIEYYGKIVEEKSILRRLIRTATTIAQDGYSREDEVEVLLNEAEKTIMEVAQRKNAGAFQNIKDVLVQTYDNIETLHERIGDVTGIPTGFVELDRMTAGFQRNDLIIVAARPSVGKTAFALNIAQNVATKTDENVAIFSLEMGADQLVMRMLCAEGNIDAQRLRTGSLTPEDWGKLTMAMGSLSDSGIYIDDTPGIRVSEIRAKCRRLKQESGLGMVLIDYLQLIQGSGRSDNRQQEVSEISRTLKELARELKVPVIALSQLSRGVEQRQDKRPMMSDIRESGSIEQDADIVAFLYRDDYYDKESENKNIIEIIIAKQRNGPVGTVSLAFVKEYNKFVNLERRFDDEGVPA, encoded by the coding sequence ATTAACGAGTTACTTGGTGATCGTATTCCACCACAAAATATAGAGGCAGAACAGGCTGTTTTAGGGGCTATATTTCTAGTACCAGCCTCACTTACTTTAGCATCAGAGATATTAATACCTGATGATTTTTATCGTGCTGCCCATCAGAAAATATACAATGCCATGCTCGAGCTTTCAGACAAAGGTGAGCCTGTTGATATAGTGACCGTTACATCAGAATTAGCTGATGCAAACTTACTAGAAGAAGTAGGTGGAGTATCCTACCTTAGTGATCTGGCAAACTCAGCGCCAACTGCCGCAAATATTGAGTACTATGGGAAAATTGTAGAGGAAAAATCAATCTTAAGAAGACTGATTCGTACTGCTACAACCATCGCACAGGATGGATATAGCAGAGAAGATGAGGTTGAAGTCCTGCTCAATGAAGCGGAAAAGACAATTATGGAGGTAGCACAGCGAAAAAATGCTGGAGCCTTTCAAAATATTAAAGATGTATTAGTACAAACATATGATAATATTGAAACTCTCCATGAACGAATAGGTGATGTAACAGGTATTCCAACAGGATTTGTTGAATTAGATAGAATGACAGCAGGGTTTCAGCGAAATGACCTCATTATTGTAGCAGCTCGTCCATCTGTAGGTAAAACAGCCTTTGCATTGAATATTGCACAAAACGTTGCAACAAAAACAGATGAAAATGTAGCTATATTCAGTCTGGAGATGGGAGCAGACCAGCTTGTAATGAGGATGCTATGTGCAGAAGGAAATATTGATGCACAAAGACTTAGAACGGGATCATTAACACCTGAAGACTGGGGTAAGCTAACAATGGCGATGGGAAGCTTATCAGACTCAGGTATTTATATTGATGATACTCCTGGTATACGTGTAAGTGAAATTCGTGCAAAGTGCCGCCGCCTTAAGCAAGAAAGTGGACTTGGAATGGTATTAATTGATTACCTTCAGTTGATCCAAGGCTCCGGCCGTTCGGATAACCGTCAACAAGAGGTATCCGAAATTTCCCGTACACTAAAGGAACTGGCACGTGAACTAAAAGTACCTGTCATTGCATTATCACAGTTATCACGTGGTGTTGAGCAGCGTCAAGATAAACGCCCGATGATGTCAGATATTCGTGAATCTGGGAGTATTGAGCAGGATGCCGATATTGTTGCCTTCTTATATCGTGATGACTACTATGATAAAGAATCTGAAAACAAGAATATTATCGAAATCATTATAGCAAAGCAACGTAACGGTCCAGTTGGTACAGTTTCATTAGCCTTTGTAAAAGAATATAATAAATTCGTTAACCTGGAACGGCGATTTGATGATGAAGGTGTTCCGGCATAA
- a CDS encoding YybS family protein codes for MKKAHVLTEGAVLLALYLVLMLFARYVPIIGTIVLFVLPLPFIIFTIRHGIRLTFLLIFAGSILSILFGSIFSIITAVTYGLSGLVMGYFYKRKQTLGVLVGGSLAYTVSLIVTYIGAKFLMEIDFIHDSIAMMEQSMEQSKTMLESFTTDEQLSAQFAQLEQGLEMMVQLVPTIFITLGVVSAVITHLLASPILRRLRFDLAPLKPFRDWKLPRSIVWYYLIVSILLMVNQDTDTFLFTAVINLYFILQFFVLLQGYSFIFYYSFIKGWSKAVPILILIGSFLIPILLYLIRILGIIDLGFPLRGKISKN; via the coding sequence GTGAAGAAAGCTCATGTTTTAACAGAAGGGGCTGTATTATTAGCGCTTTATTTAGTCCTCATGCTTTTTGCGAGATATGTACCTATAATTGGTACAATCGTTTTATTTGTATTACCATTGCCTTTTATTATTTTTACAATCCGGCATGGTATCCGACTTACGTTTCTCTTAATTTTTGCAGGAAGTATTCTGTCCATTTTATTTGGTTCTATCTTTAGCATTATAACAGCTGTTACTTATGGTTTAAGCGGCTTAGTAATGGGTTATTTCTATAAGAGAAAGCAGACACTAGGCGTATTAGTTGGAGGAAGCTTAGCTTATACAGTTAGCCTTATTGTTACGTATATTGGAGCAAAGTTTTTAATGGAAATTGATTTTATTCATGACTCCATTGCTATGATGGAACAATCCATGGAACAATCAAAAACTATGTTGGAATCTTTTACAACAGATGAGCAACTAAGTGCACAGTTTGCTCAGTTGGAGCAAGGGTTAGAAATGATGGTACAGTTAGTTCCTACAATTTTTATTACACTTGGAGTAGTTTCTGCAGTTATCACTCATTTATTGGCCAGCCCAATACTTAGAAGACTAAGATTTGATCTTGCTCCATTAAAGCCATTCCGTGATTGGAAACTGCCAAGAAGTATTGTATGGTATTATTTAATTGTTTCCATTTTGTTAATGGTAAATCAAGATACAGATACCTTCCTTTTTACAGCCGTTATTAACCTTTATTTTATCTTGCAATTTTTTGTTCTTTTGCAAGGCTACTCATTTATATTTTATTACTCATTTATAAAAGGATGGTCAAAAGCCGTACCAATTTTAATCTTGATTGGCTCATTTCTTATCCCAATACTTCTTTATCTTATAAGAATCTTAGGTATAATTGATTTAGGCTTTCCTCTCCGTGGTAAAATATCAAAAAATTAG
- a CDS encoding DUF951 domain-containing protein, producing MDKEFGLNDIVEMKKQHPCGTNEWKIIRMGMDVRIKCLGCNHSVLIPRKEFSRKIKKVLVRNEEANEL from the coding sequence ATGGATAAAGAATTTGGCTTAAATGATATTGTTGAAATGAAAAAACAGCATCCATGTGGAACGAATGAATGGAAGATTATTAGAATGGGAATGGATGTCCGGATTAAATGTCTGGGTTGTAATCATAGTGTACTTATTCCTCGTAAGGAGTTTTCTAGAAAAATAAAAAAGGTATTAGTTAGAAACGAGGAAGCAAACGAACTATAA
- the rpsF gene encoding 30S ribosomal protein S6 — translation MRKYEVMYIIRPNIEDEAKKALVERFNNVLSDNGAEVAETKEWGKRRLAYEINDFRDGYYMLLQVSSESAAVQEFDRLAKISEDIIRHIVIKKED, via the coding sequence ATGAGAAAGTACGAAGTTATGTACATCATCCGCCCAAACATTGAAGATGAAGCTAAGAAAGCTTTAGTAGAGCGTTTCAACAACGTTTTATCTGATAATGGTGCGGAAGTAGCAGAAACAAAAGAGTGGGGCAAACGTCGCCTAGCATACGAAATCAACGATTTCCGTGATGGTTACTATATGCTTCTTCAAGTAAGCTCTGAATCTGCTGCTGTTCAAGAATTCGATCGTTTAGCGAAAATCAGCGAAGATATCATTCGCCATATCGTTATTAAAAAAGAAGACTAA
- a CDS encoding DHH family phosphoesterase gives MPSFYEKPLIRYPIYALIGVTVIATLVLSFYNWILGSILLVIIAIVLYFIKKALSDFKAEMEEYITTLSYRLKKVGEEALMEMPIGIMLFNDQFQIEWSNPFMTSCFDEDTLVGRSLFDLADSLVPLIKQEVESETITLYDREFRVIIKREERLIYFFDVTEQIEIEKQYEDERTVLALIFLDNYDEVTQGMDDQTRSAINSNVTSLLNKWAKDYGVFLKRISSERFLGVLNEDILTRLIKTKFSILDEVRDKTMIHNVSLTLSIGVGSGVSSLQELGDLAQSSLDLALGRGGDQVGIKQQNGKVRFFGGKTNPMEKRTRVRARVISHALREIVTESDKVMIMGHKYPDMDAIGSAIGILKVSQVNEKDGYIILDPDALDSGVEQLLSEVKLHPELWSRFITPEQALEIMTDDTLLIVVDTHKPALVIDERVLSRSERVIVIDHHRRGEEFIKDPILVYMEPYASSTAELVTELLEYQPKHLKVNMIEATALLAGIIVDTKSFTLRTGSRTFDAASYLRAKGADTILVQKFLKEDITSYVRRARLIQNASIFKEGIAITAADDHDFYEQVTIAQAADTLLSMNGIEASFVIAKRNEDMVSVSARSLGDVNVQIIMEALGGGGHLTNAATQLQHTTLQEAENRLKLAIEDYLEGGTKS, from the coding sequence ATGCCAAGTTTTTATGAGAAACCATTAATCCGTTATCCTATTTATGCATTGATCGGCGTAACAGTGATAGCCACACTTGTTTTATCTTTTTATAATTGGATCTTAGGATCTATTTTATTAGTCATTATAGCCATTGTCCTTTATTTCATTAAAAAAGCTCTCTCAGATTTTAAGGCTGAGATGGAAGAATACATAACAACGCTCTCATACCGATTGAAAAAAGTAGGCGAAGAAGCCTTGATGGAAATGCCAATCGGAATTATGCTCTTTAATGACCAATTTCAAATTGAATGGTCTAACCCTTTTATGACCTCTTGTTTTGATGAAGATACACTTGTTGGCAGGTCCCTTTTTGATTTGGCCGACTCCTTGGTCCCACTGATCAAACAAGAAGTTGAGTCTGAAACCATCACATTGTATGATAGAGAATTTAGGGTGATTATAAAAAGAGAAGAACGTTTAATTTACTTTTTTGATGTAACTGAGCAAATCGAGATTGAAAAGCAGTATGAAGATGAACGAACAGTCTTAGCGCTTATTTTCTTAGATAATTATGATGAAGTGACTCAAGGAATGGATGATCAAACAAGAAGTGCTATAAATAGTAACGTAACTTCTTTATTAAATAAATGGGCAAAGGATTATGGTGTCTTTCTGAAAAGAATTTCTTCCGAAAGGTTTCTCGGAGTATTAAACGAAGATATCTTAACAAGGCTAATAAAAACAAAGTTCTCGATATTAGATGAAGTACGGGATAAAACAATGATCCATAACGTTTCCCTAACGCTGAGTATTGGAGTGGGATCTGGCGTTTCTTCTTTGCAGGAGCTAGGAGATTTAGCTCAGTCAAGCTTAGACCTTGCGTTGGGACGTGGAGGAGATCAGGTAGGAATCAAGCAGCAAAATGGAAAGGTAAGATTCTTTGGAGGAAAAACAAATCCAATGGAGAAACGGACTAGAGTTCGTGCCCGAGTGATTTCACATGCGTTAAGGGAGATTGTAACTGAAAGTGACAAAGTCATGATCATGGGACATAAATACCCTGATATGGATGCCATTGGTTCTGCTATTGGGATTCTAAAGGTTTCACAAGTTAATGAAAAAGATGGATATATTATTTTAGATCCTGATGCACTTGATTCAGGAGTTGAACAATTATTATCTGAAGTTAAATTACATCCGGAATTATGGTCAAGGTTTATTACACCTGAGCAGGCCCTTGAAATCATGACAGATGATACGCTTTTAATTGTTGTAGATACACATAAACCTGCATTAGTTATTGATGAAAGAGTGCTGTCGAGAAGTGAACGCGTAATTGTCATTGATCATCATAGACGGGGCGAGGAATTTATAAAGGATCCGATTCTAGTCTATATGGAGCCGTACGCTTCTTCTACAGCCGAATTAGTAACAGAACTGCTGGAATACCAACCGAAGCATTTAAAAGTAAATATGATAGAGGCAACAGCCTTATTGGCTGGAATTATTGTAGATACAAAAAGCTTCACCCTTCGTACAGGATCACGTACATTTGATGCAGCGTCTTATTTGCGAGCCAAAGGCGCTGACACTATATTAGTACAGAAATTCTTAAAAGAAGACATTACAAGCTATGTGAGGCGTGCAAGACTTATTCAGAATGCTTCCATATTTAAAGAAGGTATAGCTATAACTGCTGCAGACGATCATGATTTTTATGAGCAGGTAACCATTGCTCAAGCAGCAGATACATTATTGTCAATGAACGGAATTGAAGCATCATTTGTTATCGCGAAACGTAATGAGGATATGGTAAGTGTAAGTGCCAGATCACTTGGAGATGTAAATGTTCAAATTATCATGGAAGCTCTTGGCGGCGGAGGACATCTAACAAATGCAGCAACTCAATTGCAGCATACTACGTTACAAGAAGCAGAAAATAGATTAAAATTAGCAATAGAAGACTATCTAGAAGGAGGAACAAAATCATGA
- the ssb gene encoding single-stranded DNA-binding protein, with amino-acid sequence MLNRVVLVGRLTKDPDLRYTPSGVAVATFTLAVNRTFTNQQGEREADFLNCVIWRKQAENVANFLKKGSLAGVDGRLQSRSYEDQTGKRVYVTEVVAESVQFLEPRGASGGGNNNNFNNNNNFGGYQGGNSGNQNPFGSDQNQRNQGRTSFDDDPFANDGKPIDISDDDLPF; translated from the coding sequence ATGTTGAATCGAGTAGTATTAGTCGGAAGACTAACAAAAGATCCAGATCTGCGTTACACACCAAGCGGAGTAGCTGTTGCTACCTTCACACTAGCAGTAAACCGTACGTTTACAAACCAACAAGGTGAAAGAGAAGCAGATTTTCTTAACTGTGTTATTTGGCGAAAGCAGGCTGAAAATGTTGCGAATTTCCTGAAAAAAGGAAGCTTAGCAGGTGTTGACGGTCGTTTGCAGTCCCGTAGTTATGAAGATCAAACTGGAAAACGTGTTTATGTAACAGAAGTTGTTGCAGAAAGTGTCCAATTCCTTGAGCCTAGAGGAGCAAGTGGTGGAGGAAACAACAACAACTTCAACAATAATAATAACTTTGGTGGGTACCAAGGTGGTAATTCTGGCAATCAAAATCCATTCGGTTCAGATCAAAATCAACGTAATCAAGGTCGTACAAGCTTTGATGATGATCCATTTGCAAATGATGGAAAACCTATTGATATATCTGACGATGACTTACCGTTTTAA
- a CDS encoding adenylosuccinate synthase codes for MSSVVVVGTQWGDEGKGKITDFLSENAEVIARYQGGNNAGHTIKFDGETYKLHLIPSGIFYKDKICVIGNGMVVDPKALVKELAYLHERGVTTDNLRISNRAHVILPYHLKLDEVEEERKGANKIGTTKKGIGPAYMDKAARVGIRISDLLERDVFEEKLSRALQEKNRLLEKFYEVEGFTVDEILDEYYEYGQQFKKYVVDTSVVLNDALDEGRRVLFEGAQGVMLDIDQGTYPFVTSSNPVAGGVTIGSGVGPTKINHVVGVSKAYTTRVGDGPFPTELNDEIGHQIREVGREYGTTTGRPRRVGWFDSVVVRHARRVSGLTDLSLNSIDVLTGIETLKICVAYKYKGETINEYPASLKVLAECEPVYEELPGWTEDITSVRNLSELPANARHYIERISQLTGIPLSIFSVGPDRSQTNVIRSVYS; via the coding sequence ATGTCTTCAGTAGTAGTTGTTGGAACTCAATGGGGAGATGAAGGAAAAGGGAAAATTACCGATTTCCTTTCTGAAAATGCAGAGGTTATTGCTCGTTACCAAGGTGGTAACAATGCAGGTCATACGATTAAATTTGATGGAGAAACGTACAAGCTTCACCTAATTCCATCCGGGATTTTCTATAAAGATAAAATTTGCGTAATTGGAAACGGAATGGTTGTCGATCCAAAAGCACTTGTAAAAGAGCTTGCTTATTTACACGAACGTGGAGTTACAACAGATAATTTACGCATCAGCAATCGTGCTCATGTTATCCTTCCATACCACCTGAAGTTAGATGAGGTAGAAGAGGAACGCAAAGGCGCAAATAAAATTGGAACAACGAAAAAGGGAATTGGTCCAGCATACATGGATAAAGCAGCTCGTGTTGGAATCCGTATTTCCGATCTTTTAGAGCGTGATGTATTTGAAGAAAAATTATCAAGAGCTCTTCAAGAGAAAAATCGTCTACTTGAGAAATTCTATGAAGTAGAAGGCTTCACAGTGGACGAAATTCTGGACGAATATTATGAATATGGACAACAATTTAAGAAATATGTTGTAGATACATCTGTTGTACTGAATGATGCTTTAGATGAAGGACGTCGTGTTCTATTTGAAGGTGCACAAGGTGTTATGTTGGATATTGACCAAGGTACATATCCATTTGTTACATCATCAAATCCAGTTGCTGGGGGAGTAACAATTGGTTCTGGTGTAGGACCAACAAAAATCAATCACGTTGTTGGTGTGTCAAAAGCATATACAACTCGTGTAGGAGATGGTCCATTCCCTACTGAGCTTAATGATGAAATTGGTCATCAAATTCGTGAAGTAGGTCGTGAATATGGAACAACAACTGGACGCCCACGTCGTGTAGGCTGGTTTGATAGTGTTGTTGTTCGTCATGCAAGACGAGTGAGCGGATTAACAGATCTTTCATTAAACTCAATTGATGTTTTAACAGGTATTGAAACATTAAAAATCTGTGTTGCCTACAAATATAAAGGTGAAACAATCAATGAGTATCCAGCAAGTCTAAAAGTCCTGGCTGAATGTGAACCGGTATATGAAGAATTACCAGGCTGGACAGAGGATATCACAAGTGTACGTAATCTAAGTGAATTACCTGCAAATGCAAGACATTATATCGAACGTATCTCTCAACTTACAGGAATTCCATTATCAATCTTTTCTGTTGGACCAGATCGTTCACAAACAAATGTTATTCGCAGCGTGTATAGCTAA
- the rpsR gene encoding 30S ribosomal protein S18 — protein MAGGRKGGRAKRRKVCFFTSNGITHIDYKDVDLLKKFVSERGKILPRRVTGTSAKYQRKLTVAIKRARQMALLPYVAGE, from the coding sequence ATGGCAGGCGGACGTAAAGGTGGACGTGCAAAGCGTCGTAAAGTGTGTTTCTTCACATCTAATGGAATCACACACATCGATTATAAAGATGTAGATTTACTTAAAAAGTTCGTATCTGAGCGTGGTAAAATTTTACCTCGTCGTGTAACAGGTACTAGCGCTAAATACCAACGCAAATTGACTGTAGCAATCAAACGTGCTCGTCAAATGGCTTTATTACCATATGTTGCTGGTGAATAA
- the ychF gene encoding redox-regulated ATPase YchF, with protein MALTAGIVGLPNVGKSTLFNAITQAGAESANYPFCTIDPNVGIVEVPDERLQKLTELVKPKKTIPTAFEFTDIAGIVKGASKGEGLGNKFLSHIRQVDAICHVVRCFADDNITHVSGKVDPISDIETINLELILADLETVDKRIDRVAKLAKQKEKTAVFEHEILVKLKEAFESEKPARAVEFNEEQLKYVKQLHLLTIKPILYVSNVSEDEVADPSNNPYVKQVREFAAAENAEVIVVCAKIESEIVELEGEEKEMFLEELGIEESGLDQLIKASYHLLGLATYFTAGEQEVRAWTFKKGMKAPQCAGIIHTDFERGFIRAETVSYEDLLAAKTMGAAREAGKVRLEGKEYIVQDGDVIHFRFNV; from the coding sequence ATGGCATTAACTGCTGGAATCGTAGGTCTACCTAACGTAGGAAAATCTACATTATTTAACGCAATTACACAAGCTGGGGCAGAATCAGCTAACTATCCATTCTGTACGATAGATCCTAACGTTGGAATTGTAGAAGTTCCAGATGAACGTTTACAAAAATTAACAGAACTTGTTAAGCCGAAAAAGACAATTCCGACTGCTTTTGAATTTACGGATATTGCAGGAATTGTTAAAGGTGCGAGTAAAGGAGAAGGTTTAGGTAATAAATTCCTTTCACATATTAGACAAGTAGATGCAATATGTCATGTTGTGCGTTGCTTTGCAGATGACAATATCACACATGTATCCGGTAAAGTGGATCCAATTTCTGATATTGAAACAATCAACTTAGAATTGATTTTAGCTGACTTGGAAACAGTTGATAAGCGTATTGATCGTGTTGCGAAATTGGCAAAGCAAAAAGAAAAAACAGCTGTATTTGAACACGAAATTTTGGTGAAGCTGAAAGAAGCATTTGAGAGCGAAAAGCCGGCACGTGCAGTTGAATTTAACGAAGAACAACTGAAGTATGTAAAACAATTACATCTTTTAACAATTAAACCAATTCTATATGTATCAAATGTAAGTGAGGATGAAGTTGCAGATCCTTCAAACAATCCATATGTTAAGCAGGTGCGTGAATTTGCTGCTGCTGAAAATGCAGAAGTAATTGTTGTTTGTGCAAAGATCGAATCAGAGATTGTTGAACTTGAGGGCGAAGAAAAGGAAATGTTCTTAGAAGAGCTAGGTATAGAGGAATCCGGTTTAGATCAATTAATTAAAGCATCTTACCATCTTCTTGGACTAGCTACTTACTTCACTGCAGGTGAACAAGAGGTTCGTGCTTGGACATTTAAAAAAGGAATGAAAGCTCCTCAGTGTGCAGGAATTATTCATACTGACTTTGAGAGAGGGTTCATTCGTGCTGAAACAGTTTCTTATGAGGATTTATTAGCAGCCAAAACAATGGGAGCAGCACGTGAAGCAGGAAAGGTTCGTTTGGAAGGTAAAGAATATATTGTTCAAGATGGAGATGTTATTCACTTCCGTTTTAATGTTTAA
- the rplI gene encoding 50S ribosomal protein L9, with the protein MKVIFLKDVKGKGKKGEVKNVADGYAHNFLIKQGLAVEATNANVSSLNAQKKKVEQEAIEELEQMQQLKVDLEKLTVEIQAKSGEGGRLFGSVTSKQIADELKKTHSIKLDKRKLDLPDGIRALGYTNVPAKLHPEVSATIKVHVKEQ; encoded by the coding sequence ATGAAGGTAATCTTTTTGAAAGATGTAAAAGGTAAAGGGAAAAAAGGCGAAGTAAAAAATGTTGCTGACGGCTATGCACATAACTTTTTAATTAAACAAGGCCTTGCAGTAGAAGCGACAAATGCTAATGTAAGTTCATTAAATGCACAAAAGAAAAAAGTAGAGCAAGAAGCGATAGAAGAATTAGAACAAATGCAGCAACTAAAGGTTGACCTTGAAAAATTAACAGTAGAAATTCAAGCGAAATCAGGTGAGGGCGGCCGTTTATTTGGTTCTGTAACAAGCAAGCAAATTGCTGATGAACTGAAGAAAACTCATAGCATTAAACTTGATAAACGTAAATTAGATTTACCTGATGGTATTCGTGCACTAGGGTATACAAATGTTCCTGCTAAGCTTCATCCTGAAGTAAGTGCAACGATCAAAGTACATGTAAAAGAACAGTAA
- a CDS encoding molybdopterin-dependent oxidoreductase, translating into MKQKVNSSCPLNCWDSCGFEVTVENGKVIKVDGDKEHPITQGKICGRGRMLETKTNSNERLTVPLKKVNGHFEEISWNQALNEIAEKMSDIKKSYGPSAVLHSHDYANNGLLKNLDKRFFNCYGGATHLVGSICWGSGIEAQTWDFGSSDSHAPDDILHSRNIVIWGRNVARTNMHLFQKLQEAKKQGATITVIDPIYNATAKISDQYISVKPGMDGLLAIGIMKYIIRENKEDKSFIENYTVGYTDLLELVNQFTIEEICLKAEVTLTEIEYLASIYINGPTSTFLGLGMQRYANGGNTIRLIDALVAISGNVGVQGGGANFGNIQVGKSFNKDVLTLSAKKTESRTFTMMQQAEGILDSMDPSIQMIIVTCGNPIVQVPDSNKMIKAFQSVETVVVIDHFLTDTAEMADYVLPTTTVFEEEDIYYASMYHHYVNYGDKLVEPPGEAKSDLWIWTQLAERLGFGDAFSYSRDEFLKMGIEHLESDGITLEKLKEEKRLPLPVNHTPWNDRKFSTPSGKFEFTSELGYEKGFEGKPHYLFPSESGHTNPALANQYPYQLLSIHPLRSNHSQHYVLIEAMQSVKIEVSEDIAIEKQLAEGDKVRIHNNRGELTGSVKIMKRAHPKTVNVDEGLWHKFGGSVNLLTPDSVSDNGQGSTLYDCLVGLEKVD; encoded by the coding sequence ATGAAACAAAAAGTTAATTCATCATGTCCTTTGAATTGTTGGGATAGCTGTGGTTTTGAAGTAACAGTCGAAAATGGGAAAGTTATTAAGGTTGATGGAGATAAGGAGCATCCGATTACTCAGGGAAAGATTTGTGGAAGAGGCCGGATGCTTGAAACAAAGACAAATTCCAACGAAAGATTGACTGTTCCCTTAAAAAAGGTAAATGGACATTTTGAGGAGATCTCCTGGAATCAAGCTCTCAATGAAATTGCAGAAAAAATGAGTGATATAAAAAAATCCTATGGACCAAGCGCTGTCCTGCACAGCCATGATTATGCGAATAATGGTCTATTAAAAAATCTCGATAAAAGATTTTTTAACTGTTATGGTGGCGCGACTCACTTAGTCGGCAGTATTTGCTGGGGTTCTGGTATTGAAGCTCAAACCTGGGATTTTGGCAGCTCGGATAGTCATGCTCCAGACGATATTCTCCATAGCCGAAACATTGTGATTTGGGGAAGAAATGTAGCGAGAACAAATATGCATTTGTTTCAAAAGCTACAAGAAGCAAAAAAACAGGGTGCAACAATAACTGTCATTGATCCAATTTATAATGCAACAGCAAAAATCTCTGATCAATATATTTCGGTCAAGCCTGGTATGGACGGACTATTAGCAATTGGCATTATGAAATACATCATCAGAGAAAATAAGGAAGATAAGAGTTTTATTGAGAACTATACTGTAGGATATACTGATTTACTAGAGTTAGTAAATCAGTTCACAATTGAAGAAATCTGTTTAAAAGCAGAGGTTACGTTAACAGAAATTGAATATTTAGCTTCCATCTATATAAATGGACCAACCTCAACATTTTTAGGTCTTGGTATGCAACGTTATGCAAATGGTGGAAATACCATTCGCTTAATTGATGCTTTAGTTGCCATAAGCGGAAATGTAGGAGTTCAAGGTGGCGGAGCCAACTTCGGGAATATTCAAGTTGGAAAAAGCTTCAATAAGGATGTTCTTACATTATCAGCTAAAAAAACAGAATCAAGAACTTTCACTATGATGCAACAAGCAGAGGGAATCTTAGATTCAATGGATCCTTCCATTCAAATGATTATTGTGACATGTGGTAATCCAATCGTCCAGGTTCCTGACTCAAATAAGATGATTAAAGCATTTCAATCAGTCGAAACAGTTGTCGTTATTGACCATTTTTTAACAGATACAGCAGAAATGGCTGATTATGTTCTGCCTACCACAACTGTTTTTGAAGAAGAAGACATTTATTATGCATCCATGTATCATCACTATGTAAATTATGGAGACAAGCTGGTAGAACCCCCGGGTGAGGCAAAGTCTGATTTATGGATTTGGACACAGCTAGCTGAGCGACTAGGTTTTGGTGATGCCTTTTCTTATTCAAGAGATGAGTTTCTCAAAATGGGAATTGAGCACCTTGAGTCAGATGGAATTACACTTGAGAAACTTAAAGAGGAAAAGAGACTGCCGTTACCTGTTAACCATACACCATGGAATGATCGGAAATTTTCAACACCGAGTGGAAAATTCGAGTTTACATCAGAGCTGGGATATGAAAAGGGATTTGAAGGTAAACCACACTATTTGTTTCCAAGTGAATCAGGCCATACAAACCCTGCACTAGCCAACCAATATCCTTATCAGCTGTTATCCATCCATCCGTTACGCTCAAATCATTCACAGCATTATGTGTTAATAGAAGCTATGCAATCAGTAAAAATTGAGGTATCAGAGGATATTGCAATCGAAAAGCAATTAGCTGAAGGAGATAAGGTGAGAATTCACAATAATCGAGGTGAATTAACCGGTTCAGTCAAAATAATGAAAAGGGCCCATCCCAAAACAGTAAATGTTGATGAAGGATTATGGCACAAGTTTGGAGGCTCAGTCAACCTCCTCACACCTGATTCTGTATCAGACAATGGACAAGGAAGTACTTTATACGATTGTTTAGTAGGATTAGAAAAAGTAGATTGA